A single window of Danio rerio strain Tuebingen ecotype United States chromosome 15, GRCz12tu, whole genome shotgun sequence DNA harbors:
- the or71aq1 gene encoding odorant receptor 116-1 — protein MENLSIIVSFELTLDPFFIPPGAKYPIFIFGIFIYMFAAFCNLTLLLLIILTKSLHKPMYFILFSLPLNDFVGITSMLPKVLSDILTETNNMYYPLCVLQGFLLHMYGGGVMFVLAAMAFDRYIAICMPLRYNALMTPRAVMTVVALVWGLVFLIICVLFSLHGLHSRCRSHIVSLFCDNPSLLKLACGDTTINNIYGLFLTAIMQIITISIQAFSYVKILITCLTTRRSDAKSKAINTCVAQLVIFITFEIVVTFYLLSHRFSNVNANLQKIMGMLIFLVPPIMNPIVYGLNSHEIRKHILKTFHRKTSV, from the coding sequence ATGGAAAATTTATCCATCATAGTAAGTTTTGAGCTGACCCTGGATCCATTTTTCATCCCTCCGGGAGCCAAATATCCAATATTCATCTTTGGCATCTTCATCTACATGTTTGCGGCTTTTTGCAATCTGACACTTTTGCTTCTCATCATTCTGACGAAAAGTCTTCACAAGCCAATGTACTTCATTCTGTTCAGCCTCCCACTCAATGATTTTGTCGGGATCACTTCCATGCTTCCCAAAGTTCTCTCTGACATTTTGACAGAAACCAATAACATGTACTATCCTCTCTGTGTGCTGCAGGGTTTTTTGCTCCACATGTATGGAGGAGGTGTTATGTTTGTCCTTGCTGCGATGGCTTTTGATCGCTACATTGCCATTTGTATGCCACTGCGATATAATGCTCTCATGACACCAAGAGCTGTGATGACGGTTGTGGCTCTTGTGTGGGGGCTTGTCTTTTTAATCATTTGTGTGTTGTTTTCCTTGCACGGGTTGCATTCAAGATGCAGATCCCATATTGTGAGTTTGTTTTGTGATAACCCTTCTTTACTTAAGCTGGCCTGTGGTGATACTACTATCAACAATATATACGGCTTATTTTTAACAGCCATTATGCAGATTATTACCATTTCCATTCAAGCATTTTCCTATGTGAAGATTCTGATTACCTGCTTGACCACAAGAAGGTCAGATGCAAAGAGCAAGGCCATTAATACATGTGTTGCTCAGCTGGTTATTTTCATTACGTTCGAAATTGTTGTGACTTTCTATTTGCTGTCCCACAGATTCTCAAACGTAAATGCGAATCTGCAAAAAATAATGGGCATGCTCATTTTTTTGGTGCCTCCTATTATGAATCCTATTGTTTACGGGTTGAATAGCCATGAAATACGAAAACATATCCTGAAAACATTTCACAGAAAAACTtcagtgtaa
- the or71aq2 gene encoding odorant receptor 116-2, which translates to MENLSIIVSFELTLDPFSIPPGAKYPIFIFGIFIYMFGAFCNLTLLLLIFLTESLHKPMYFILFSLPLNDFVGITSMLPKVLSDILTETNKTYYPLCVLQGFLLHMYGGGVLFVLAAMAFDRYIAICMPLRYNALMTPRAVMGIVALVWGLDLFFIILLFALQSKYSRCRSDILNVFCDNPSLLKLTCSNTIVSNIIGLFNTAMIQIISVSIQAFSYVKILITCLATSKSDAKNKAINTCVSQLVIFIMFEIVATFTILSHRFTSVNADLQKIMGMLIFLVPPLLNPIVYGLNSHELRNNLLKVIHRKIAHM; encoded by the coding sequence ATGGAAAATTTATCCATCATAGTTAGTTTTGAGCTGACCCTAGATCCATTTTCCATCCCTCCAGGAGCCAAATATCCAATATTCATCTTTGGCATCTTCATCTACATGTTTGGGGCTTTTTGCAATCTGACACTTCTGCTTctcatttttttaacagaaagtCTTCACAAGCCAATGTATTTCATTCTGTTCAGCCTCCCGCTCAATGATTTTGTCGGGATCACTTCCATGCTTCCCAAAGTTCTCTCTGACATTTTGACAGAAACCAATAAAACGTACTATCCTCTCTGTGTGCTGCAGGGTTTTCTACTCCACATGTATGGAGGAGGTGTTTTGTTTGTCCTTGCGGCGATGGCTTTTGATCGCTACATTGCCATTTGCATGCCACTACGTTATAATGCCCTCATGACACCAAGAGCTGTGATGGGAATTGTTGCTTTAGTATGGGGCCTTGacctatttttcattattttgctgtttgcCTTGCAGAGCAAGTATTCCAGATGCAGATCTGACATTTTGAATGTGTTTTGTGATAACCCTTCTTTACTTAAGCTGACTTGTAGCAATACTATAGTGAGTAATATCATAGGTTTGTTCAACACAGCCATGATCCAGATTATTAGTGTTTCCATTCAAGCATTTTCCTATGTGAAGATTTTGATTACCTGCTTGGCCACAAGTAAGTCTGATGCAAAGAACAAGGCCATAAACACGTGTGTTTCTCAGCTGGTTATTTTCATCATGTTTGAGATTGTTGCAACTTTCACTATCCTGTCACACAGGTTCACATCTGTAAATGCAGATCTACAAAAGATTATGGGGATGCTCATTTTTCTAGTGCCTCCACTACTGAATCCAATAGTTTATGGACTCAACAGTCATGAATTACGAAATAATCTGCTTAAAGTCATACACAGGAAAATAGCTCATATGTAA
- the or71at1 gene encoding odorant receptor 117-1 → MAGNLSNPTFTFYLKIAKFDIDPKAKYPVFFAGILVYMFSVICNTTILGLIISQKSLHKPMFYILFSLPLIDLIGITAGLPRVLVDIVTETNDVYYPTCVLQAFLIHLYGGGTLFLLAAMSLDRYIAICNPLRYNSIMTPSRIFGLIAFAWGLDFAVITVLFSLQARLVKCKSFITNVYCDNPSLVLLSCGGDLSVNNIYGLFLTAFIQITSVFIQMFSYGCIVITCVKQTHADSRVKALNTCVAQFTTFILFEMVTAVAIISYRIPDFPPTAQRVCGLMIYAVLPVVNPVIYGLKMKDIRIALFVVLRKRKVVPGRKTDVVKIRK, encoded by the coding sequence ATGGCAGGAAACCTTTCAAATCCTACTTTCACGTTCTACCTCAAAATTGCAAAATTTGATATCGATCCCAAAGCAAAGTATCCCGTGTTCTTTGCTGGAATTCTGGTCTACATGTTCTCTGTGATCTGCAATACAACTATTCTCGGACTGATCATCAGCCAGAAAAGCCTTCACAAGCCCATGTTCTACATTCTATTCAGCCTCCCATTGATCGACTTAATAGGAATCACTGCCGGTCTGCCAAGGGTGCTTGTGGACATTGTAACCGAAACGAATGATGTCTACTACCCAACATGCGTTCTCCAAGCTTTTTTGATACATTTATATGGAGGTGGAACACTTTTTTTACTGGCAGCCATGTCCTTAGACCGATACATAGCAATATGCAATCCACTCAGATATAACTCTATCATGACTCCCAGTAGAATATTTGGACTCATAGCATTTGCATGGGGCCTTGACTTTGCCGTAATAACCGTCCTATTTTCTCTGCAGGCTAGATTAGTGAAATGCAAGTCTTTTATCACAAACGTGTACTGTGACAACCCATCTTTAGTTTTGCTTTCATGTGGAGGCGATTTAAGTGTGAACAACATTTACGGTTTATTTCTGACAGCGTTTATTCAGATTACCAGTGTCTTTATTCAGATGTTCTCCTACGGATGCATTGTTATCACATGTGTAAAGCAAACACATGCCGATTCAAGGGTTAAGGCTTTAAATACTTGTGTGGCTCAATTCACTACATTTATTCTCTTCGAAATGGTGACGGCTGTCGCTATTATATCATATCGGATTCCTGATTTTCCTCCCACTGCACAAAGGGTTTGTGGCTTAATGATTTATGCTGTCCTGCCAGTTGTCAATCCAGTTATCTATGGACTGAAAATGAAAGATATCAGAATAGCACTGTTTGTGGTTTTAAGAAAGCGCAAAGTTGTTCCAGGTAGAAAAACAGATGTTGTTAAAATCAGAAAATAA
- the or71as2 gene encoding odorant receptor 118-1, translating into MYPNESVFSLVLTLHSLELPEANIYPAFIFGLTTYLFILLCNLTIIITICLNRNLHKPMYILLLNLPINDVLGATCLFPQLLYSIWSQDRSISYSACLLQGFFVHLNGGASYLILTAMAYDRYITICCPLRYGAIMTTNNLLRIIIGMWLFNVVAITVICVLLLPYRICQTHMTDLVCYKTPLMKLLCDGIEVNNIYGLCCIIFYHGLALSVVAFTYIHILITCVTNKQSDARVKALQTCGTHLVVFLLLEINTLFPLLAHRSEIIPAFLRRVFSISNFIFPPLVNPLIYGFKTKEIRLKVFNSFKSKINSI; encoded by the coding sequence ATGTATCCAAATGAATCTGTCTTCTCACTGGTGTTGACGTTGCACTCTTTGGAACTGCCTGAGGCGAACATTTATCCTGCATTCATATTTGGTTTAacaacatacttgtttatcttaCTTTGCAATTTAACAATTATCATCACCATTTGCTTGAACAGAAATCTTCATAAACCAATGTACATTCTGCTGCTCAACCTGCCGATCAATGATGTTTTGGGGGCTACATGTCTTTTTCCTCAGCTGCTGTACAGCATCTGGTCTCAGGACAGGTCTATATCCTACTCTGCATGTTTGCTTCAAGGCTTTTTTGTACACCTGAATGGTGGAGCATCTTATCTTATTCTTACCGCTATGGCTTATGACAGATATATCACAATCTGCTGCCCGTTGAGATATGGAGCTATTATGACCACCAATAACTTGTTGAGAATCATAATTGGTATGTGGCTTTTTAATGTTGTTGCAATAACCGTAATTTGTGTTCTACTGTTGCCTTACAGGATTTGTCAGACACACATGACTGATCTGGTCTGTTATAAGACACCATTAATGAAACTCTTATGTGACGGCATAGAGGTGAACAATATCTACGGTCTGTGTTGCATAATTTTTTACCACGGCCTTGCTCTCTCTGTTGTGGctttcacatatattcatatattaatcACTTGTGTTACTAATAAGCAGTCAGATGCAAGAGTTAAAGCTCTTCAGACATGTGGGACTCATTTGGTGGTCTTCCTGTTGTTAGAAATCAACACTCTTTTTCCTCTTCTTGCACATCGATCTGAGATTATTCCTGCTTTCCTACGCAGGGTGTTTTCTATATCCAATTTTATCTTCCCTCCTCTTGTGAATCCACTTATTTATGGGTTTAAAACTAAAGAGATCAGGCTGAAagtttttaacagttttaaaagCAAGATAAACAGTATCTGA
- the or71ar1 gene encoding odorant receptor 118-3, giving the protein MYPNESVLSVVLTLHSLELPQMSIYPVLTFGIMTYLIVLLCNLTIIVTICLNRNLHKPMYILLLNLPINDTMGSTSLFPHLLYSIWSQDRSITYSACLTQGFFIHFYGGASHVILMVMAFDRYIAICLPLRYGAIMTPSNLMRIISVMWFIHFVIIFVLFCLLMPHRICQTYMADLICYNPSLMKIMCEDTTVNNMYGLFILSLYHSLPLSVVAFTYIHILVTCVTNRQSDAKMKALQTCGTHLVVFLFLEFNTLFPLIAHRAESIPAHLRRVFSISVVIFPPIVNPLIYGFKTKEIRQKIENFYKRKIIRVH; this is encoded by the coding sequence ATGTATCCTAATGAATCTGTCCTTTCAGTGGTTTTGACTTTACACTCTTTGGAATTGCCTCAGATGAGCATTTATCCTGTATTAACATTTGGAATAATGACATACTTGATTGTTTTACTTTGCAATTTAACAATTATCGTCACTATTTGCTTGAACAGAAATCTTCACAAACCAATGTACATACTGCTGCTCAACCTGCCAATCAATGACACAATGGGCTCCACAAGCCTTTTTCCTCATCTGCTGTACAGCATCTGGTCTCAGGACAGGTCAATAACTTACTCGGCATGCTTGACTCAAGGcttttttatacacttttatggTGGTGCATCTCACGTAATTCTTATGGTCATGGCATTTGACAGGTATATCGCAATCTGCTTACCACTAAGATATGGAGCTATTATGACTCCAAGCAACCTAATGAGAATCATAAGTGTGATGTGGTTCATTCATTTTGTTATCATATTTGTGCTTTTCTGTCTTCTAATGCCTCACAGGATTTGTCAGACGTATATGGCAGATCTTATCTGTTATAACCCCTCTTTAATGAAGATCATGTGTGAAGACACAACAGTGAACAATATGTATggcttgtttattttatctttataccACAGCCTGCCGCTTTCTGTTGTGGCTTTCACATATATCCATATATTAGTCACTTGTGTTACTAATAGGCAGTCTGATGCAAAGATGAAGGCTCTTCAGACATGTGGGACCCACTTGGTCGTCTTTCTGTTCTTGGAGTTCAACACTCTTTTTCCTCTTATTGCACATCGGGCTGAAAGTATTCCAGCTCATCTACGCAGAGTGTTTTCTATATCTGTCGTTATATTTCCTCCCATTGTAAATCCACTTATTTATGGGTTTAAAACTAAAGAAATTAGGCAGAAAATTGAAAACTTTTATAAGAGAAAGATTATCAGAGTGCATTGA
- the or71as1 gene encoding odorant receptor 118-2 produces the protein MYPNGSVFPLVLTLQSLELPQMSIYPAFIFGLTTYLFILFCNLTIVITICLNRSLHKPMYILLLNMPINDTMAATNFFSQLLYSIWSQDTSISYPACLLQGFIVHLYGGASYVILTAMAYDRYIAICCPLRYGAIMNSNNLIKIITGMWVFNFTVITVLFSLLLPYKICRTHMTDLFCYNPSIMKLMCEDTTVNNIIGLISLVLYHCIALSVVAFTYIHILITCVTNKQSDAKMKALQTCGTHLVVFLFLEFNTLFPLVAHRSESVPAYLRRVFSITVFVFPPIINPLVYGFKTKEIRQKMLTCFKRKMTSL, from the coding sequence ATGTATCCAAATGGATCTGTTTTTCCTTTAGTGTTGACGTTGCAGTCTTTGGAGCTGCCTCAGATGAGCATTTATCCTGCATTCATATTTGGATTAacaacatacttgtttatcttgtTCTGCAATTTAACAATTGTCATCACCATTTGTTTAAACAGAAGTCTCCATAAACCGATGTACATACTGCTGCTCAACATGCCCATCAATGACACAATGGCTGCCACAAACTTTTTTTCCCAGCTGCTGTACAGCATCTGGTCTCAGGACACTTCGATATCCTATCCTGCCTGTTTGCTTCAAGGATTTATTGTACACTTATATGGTGGTGCGTCTTATGTTATTCTTACCGCTATGGCCTATGACAGATATATCGCAATCTGCTGCCCACTAAGATATGGAGCTATTATGAACAGCAATAACTTGATAAAAATCATAACTGGGATGTGGGTTTTTAATTTCACTGTCATAACTGTACTTTTCTCTCTTCTTCTGCCTTACAAGATTTGCAGGACTCACATGACAGATCTTTTCTGCTATAATCCATCAATAATGAAACTCATGTGTGAAGACACGACAGTAAACAATATCATTGGATTGATCAGTCTAGTTTTGTACCACTGCATTGCTCTCTCTGTTGTGGctttcacatatattcatattttaatcacTTGTGTCACTAATAAGCAGTCAGACGCAAAGATGAAGGCTCTTCAGACATGTGGGACTCATTTGGTCGTCTTTTTGTTCTTGGAGTTTAACACTCTTTTTCCACTCGTTGCACATCGCTCTGAAAGTGTTCCAGCTTATCTTCGTAGAGTGTTTTCTATAACAGTTTTTGTCTTTCCTCCTATTATAAATCCTCTTGTTTATGGGTTTAAAACTAAAGAGATCAGGCAGAAAATGCTGACCTGTTTCAAGAGGAAGATGACCAGCCTCTGA
- the or15.37 gene encoding uncharacterized protein LOC767762 (The RefSeq protein has 3 substitutions compared to this genomic sequence) — MSSAVGVYNVSFDLSLQGFDLSPEKAIIAFFFAIVNYIIILLCNSFLLFTIISNKALHEPMHILLLNLPINDLIGSTRLFPHVMRELLFDTRTMSFSVCITQAFFIHVYAVSAVFILAAMAYDRYVAICQPMRYTTIMTNIHLAKIISLVWLSNLILMAVLFILLLRLPRCRSFLNHPYCDNPSLLQLVCADTTINNIYGLLMTAVSQVCSLGLIMYSYLRILIACFRNKRSDTRSKALQTCGTHLVVFGLFECLGLFTIISYRIKDISIHLRKFIAVAAMILPPTMNPVIYGLRTKEIRVKGIKFFHRKVFVS; from the coding sequence ATGTCTTCGGCAGTCGACGTCTACAATGTGTCATCTGATCTGTCTCTTCAGGGCTTCGATTTGTCTCCTGAGAAAGCCATAATTGCATTTTTCTTTGCTATTGTGAATTATATAATCATACTGTTGTGCAACTCCTTTCTTCTGTTCACCATCATAAGCAATAAGGCTCTTCATGAACCCATGCACATTCTTCTGTTAAATTTGCCCATTAATGACCTCATAGGCTCCACATGTCTGTTCCCTCATGTCATGCGGGAGCTTCTGTTTGACACCAGGACTATGTCGTTCTCCGTCTGCATTACTCAGGCTTTCTTTATACATGTATATGCAGTATCTGCTGTCTTTATCTTGGCTGCAATGGCATATGATAGATATGTTGCCATATGCCAGCCGATGAGATACACTACAATTATGACCAATATCCACCTCGCCAAGATCATCTCTTTGGTTTGGCTCTCTAATTTGATACTAATGGCAGTGCTTTTTATTCTTCTCCTCCGTCTGCCTCGCTGTAGGTCTTTCCTCAACCATCCATACTGCGACAATCCCTCTCTGCTTCAGCTGGTTTGTGCAGATACgactattaataatatttatggaCTGTTAATGACAGCCGTGTCTCAAGTGTGTTCATTGGGTTTAATTATGTACTCATATTTACGCATTCTTATAGCATGTTTCCGTAACAAACGTTCCGACACGAGGAGCAAAGCTCTTCAGACGTGCGGCACACATCTggttgtttttggcttgtttgaatGTTTGGGTCTTTTCACAATAATCTCATATAGGATTAAAGATATTTCTATTCATCTGAGGAAATTCATTGCGGTCGCTGCTATGATATTGCCCCCAACGATGAACCCTGTTATATATGGACTGAGGACTAAAGAAATAAGAGTTAAAGGGATCAAATTTTTCCACAGAAAAGTTTTTGTGTCATGA
- the or71al2 gene encoding odorant receptor 119-2, producing the protein MSSAVDVYNVSSDLSLQGFDLSPEKAIIAFFFAIVNYIIILLCNSFLLFTIITNKALHEPMHILLLNLPINDLIGSTCLFPHVMRELLFDTRTMSFSVCITQAFFIHVYAVSTVFILTAMAYDRYVAICQPMRYTTIMTNIHLAKIISLVWLSNLTLMAVLFILLLRLPRCRSFLNHPYCDNPSLLQLVCADTTINNIYGLLMTAVCQAFTVGLIIYSYLHILIACFRNKRSDTRSKALQTCGTHLVVFVLFECLGLFTIISYRIKDISIHLRKFIAVAAMILPPTVNPVIYGLRTKEIRVKGIKFFHRKVFVS; encoded by the coding sequence ATGTCTTCGGCAGTCGACGTCTACAATGTGTCATCTGATCTGTCTCTTCAGGGCTTCGATTTGTCTCCTGAGAAAGCCATTATTGCATTTTTCTTTGCCATTGTGAATTATATAATCATACTGTTGTGCAACTCCTTTCTTCTGTTCACCATCATAACCAATAAGGCTCTTCATGAACCCATGCACATTCTTCTGTTAAATTTGCCCATTAATGACCTCATAGGCTCCACATGTCTGTTCCCTCATGTCATGCGGGAGCTTCTGTTTGACACCAGGACTATGTCGTTCTCCGTCTGCATTACTCAGGCTTTCTTTATACATGTATATGCAGTATCTACTGTCTTTATATTGACTGCAATGGCATATGATAGATATGTTGCCATATGCCAGCCGATGAGATACACTACAATTATGACCAATATCCACCTCGCCAAGATCATCTCTTTGGTTTGGCTCTCTAATTTGACACTAATGGCTGTGCTTTTTATTCTTCTCCTCCGTCTGCCTCGCTGTAGGTCTTTCCTCAACCATCCATACTGCGACAATCCCTCTCTGCTTCAGCTGGTTTGTGCAGATACgactattaataatatttatggaCTGTTAATGACAGCTGTGTGTCAAGCGTTTACAGTGGGTTTAATTATATACTCATATCTACATATACTTATAGCATGTTTTCGTAACAAACGTTCCGACACGAGGAGCAAAGCTCTGCAGACGTGCGGCACACATCtggttgtttttgtcttgtttgaatGTTTGGGTCTTTTCACAATAATCTCATATAGGATCAAAGATATTTCTATTCACCTGAGGAAATTCATTGCAGTTGCTGCTATGATATTGCCCCCGACGGTAAACCCTGTTATATATGGACTGAGGACTAAAGAAATAAGAGTTAAAGGGATCAAATTTTTCCACAGAAAAGTTTTTGTGTCATGA